agtttgagcatgacggaCAGCCCAGGACCATCCCAACCAGGACCGTCGCAttcaggagcagcttgaggagtcattctatttaggtgttttgagattgtcttatgttgtcttttactttcgTGTCTTGTCTAGGAGTACCAAGTCCTTTAGGTAGTGTCAAAGTTTGTCGTAGTGTAGTTGAGTCTGTCATGTCTTTCATTATCGTACTTCCCATTGTATTTTAATATCGAAAAGTTTTTAaatgaaaatcccaaaaagattttattttattttctaccactcttccagaactacgcttggtctgattcatgagggacatgatacgtaggcaacctacagcgagttcgatcaaatcattttgggttcaaacaaaaaaacaaaaaaaaagggaaaagagtgataagaggtgttggaaaagaaagagaaggaaggattgaaatgagcaattgggatgatgccatatgaccctgcgacccttaaagccattttagaaccgttaattattgttaggtgcattgcacgtaacgtgatattattatttgatagatgccctaacgctaacatggtggttttgtgttgttgtccTCTGTTATCTTTGTTTAATAataggaaggtggttagtttgttggcatcctggcaagtcatccatacaacacccgatcaaagcgTCAAACAGTCATGGCTAGCAAGGAAACAAACACTGGAGTTGTAGACCTACCAAGGGAGATTGTTGAGTCGGAATCGGAACTGCAAGAGGAGGTCCGGAGGTTGAAGCATCAGATGGCGGAAATGTATCAAGACTGGATTAAGGGGCACCATCCACCCTCGTTCCCTACCAACTACACACAAAACCTTGCTTCCATTCCACCACTCTCTCAATCCCAAACGTCCAATACCATTGATCTTTCCCCACAACACGCACCtggctttaccccttaccacaacCACCCCAGCACTTTGGCCCAAACTTTTcatgctccaccagccaaaacaacctcgtACCCTGCTCCGACATCTACTCCTATTTTTGTATCCCCTCTACAAGATACCCTCCAacgatcctctagtgagcccgcATTCCCAGCTCCTGATGCCCCCTACTATGCActggagcccaccttcaaagtcccagatCCTTACTCTTACACCCCCCCAGTTTGAGCCTCATATTGAAATTGACAAACCACCCAAGAACGCAGAGCAagaggagatgtttaggaaggtaaagagtctggagcaatcattgagaaatatgcaagggttgggaaACCAGGTGAGTGTGacctataaggatttgtgtttgttcccctATGTCCAACTGCCTGCcaggttcaagatgccaaagtttgacttgTACGACGGACATGGGGATCCTGTAgctcatctgaggggttattgtagtaaaatgagaggcggCGGGGGAAAAGACGAATTACTGATGGCATACTTCAGCCAGAGTTTGAGTGGAGCAGCTTTAGTatggtacacccgccaggacACTAACAGATtgtacacatgggacgatatggctcaggcctttgcccagcactttcagtacaatatagacattgtcccagactGCCTATCTTTGACCaaggtggaaaagaaacccagtgaaagctttagagaatatgggttccgattGAGGGAGCAAGCTGCACGAGTCAATCCTCCGATGAAAGAAGATGAGATGGTTGAATACTTTCTTCAAGTCCTGGAGCCCACTTACTATGGTCACTTGATCTCAGCcattggtaaatctttcaataatgtggtaaagatgggagaaatggtggaagaggggctcaaatcgagcaagatcatgagctattctgctataaaagcaaccacccaggcaatccagagtggtactggaagtttgctaggcaagaagaagaaggacgaTGTCGCCATGGCTGTCTCTGGACCATGGCATGGCCAGAGGGGTTCACCTCATCAATACACCCATCCTCGACCCCGACCTCAAACCTAcgcccaagctccatataatccaccgCAACATTAGTTTTCCCCGCAAAACCCCCAATACTCAACTAGGCCATCCCAATAACTTGTTTATCATGCACAGTCATATGTTCAACCCCCTCCTTACCCTCAATGGCGTGCCCCAGCCCCACAGaatacctacccagctccacaaaatacctatccacctccacaacCCTACCAAAACCCCAATGGTTCAAATTTTTGATCAAGGCCGGAGTATAGATGAGAGAGGCAGTAGCAGAAACTAACCTTTACCCCGCTTGGAGAGTCCTATGCTAGTCTGTTTCAAAGGTTAAGGCAGTTGGACGTCTTGAGGCCGATtgagtcaaagataccaaatccCCCTCCCAAGAACCTTGATTATTCTCTTAAATGTGCCTATTGTTCTGATGCtccagggcatgacatagagaaatgctggcatttgaaaagggcaatccaggagctcattgatacaaaTCAAATTTTAGTCCAAAGCCCAGACACgtcgaacatcaatcaaaatccttTGTCAGCTCATGCTGAGACGCATATAATTGAAATAGTTCACAAGGATGGGGAGCCCAAGAAGTCTTCTAAGTTCGTCATGATGATTCAGGCCAGTGAAAGTAATTTGGTTAAAGCTCCAGACTCTACCAAAGCAAAGCCTTTGACAGTTGAAGGGGCGACAGAAAGTTGAGCTCGCTCAATTTGAAGCCACCGGTGTTGGTCGTGAAAGTGCCTTCGAAAGATATTGGGGCAAGTCCGGAAAGCTcaaaagtggtagtgccagggatTCCAAGTAAGCATGTCATAGTTGTGAAGGGGGCTCATATTACCCCTATCATCATTAAACCAGTAACCGAGCTGCCAGTGGTTGATGCCAAGGCTGTTCCGTGGAATTACAAACAAGTTatagtgacatacaaaggaaaataAATAGAGGAAGATGTTAATGAAACTAGAGTATTGACTCGTTCTGGGAGATGTTTCACCCtagaagaattaaggaaagcCAAGCCATTTAAAGATAGCCAAATGCCAGTAAAGAAATCGGTCACcgaggaagaggctgaggagttcctgaaaaagatgaaagtgcgggattattccattgtagagcagttaaggaaaacaccaactcagatttctcttttgtctttgcttatacattcagatgaacatcgcagggtcttgatgaagattttgaatgaggcacaTATTCTTGATAAGATCACAGTGAATCACTTAGAAAAGATAGCTAGCAAGATCTTCGAAGTAAAAAGGATCACTTTCTCAGATGATGAACTTCctatggagggtacagaacacaaccgaGCTCTTTATCTCACGGTGAAGTGCGAAGATTCTGTTGTCTCAAGGGTTTTGGTTGACAATGGCTCTAGTGTGAATATTTGTCCCCTATCTACTCTGCAAAAATTGAAGATTGGCACCGAAAGAATCCACTTGAACAGCGTGTGTGTTCGAGGCTTTGATGGGGGAGGTAAAGATTCTGTCGGAGATATAATGCTCGAATTGTCGATAGGGCCAattgagttcaccatggaattccaagtatTAGATGTGAATATCTCCTACAATTTGCTACTGGGCAGGCCCTGGATACATGCTGCTAAGGCGGTCCCGTCTtctctccaccaaatggtgaagttcgaatgggacagGCAGGAAATATTTGTGCACGTTGATGAGGACCTGTCAGCTTGTAATGACACAATTGTTCCCTTTATCGAAGCTGAATATGATAAGGGACCTTGGGTCTATCAAACTTTCGAAACAGTGTCTGTTGAGAAGAttcctgaaggaaaatgcattccgGGTCCTAAGTTATCTTCCGCGTCTATCATGGTTGCGAataaaatgttgaagaatggtttcgTGTCAGGCAagggtctgggcttatctctgtAGGGTATTGTGCATCCAGTGCGCCCCAGTGGGAATCctggtacatttggtttgggattcatgccTATAGAGAAGGATGTAAGAAGGGTTAAAAACCTGAAACAGAAGGTATGGTCACTCCCCAAGCCTGTCCCACACATctctaagtcttttgtcaagccagggGCCGAAAAACCTCCAACCTCCTCAATCCCAAAACCTATGGTCGATGTTGATGAAGAGTTGATCAAGAGGTTCCAAAGTATGTTCGAAgaggtcaatatggtagaagttggtgaaGGCTCTAGTAAAGCAGATGTGCAGCTCGTTGGCCCAAATGTGAAGCTTAGCAATTGGGAagtactcctctccccaccaggaaggagttttggtagtttgctttgttttcctttctgttatctgggttattccagggttgtaatccagatttttagtttttgcttgttttgaagttcaaacccttctatccttttattttcaatgaaatccAATTTCCCGTTTGTCCGTTATTCTTAATagtgttttattttattctttttcttttgtacaattctttttatgctggttgcaatgatatgacatgcatgaagaaTTATAAGTCGAGTCTTAAAAGACAAtataattctaaaataataatccaagaagtagaatatgatgatgaaatagaatatgatgaagaagcagcatttgaggaaatcagtaaagcgataaaacaatttgaagaaaaaccaaagtcTAATCTGAGTGAAattgaagcaatcaatttaggggaccaggataatgttagggaaaccaagataagtgtgcatTTAGAGCCGCAAGTTAAGGAGGAAATAATCAAGatattgtttgagtacaaagatgtctttgcatggtcatatgatgatatgccgggccTGAACACTGATCTGGTAGTTCATAAATTAccaactgatccagcattccctcctatCAAGCAAAAGTTgcgaaagttcaagactgatatgagtgtgaagatcaaagaagaaatcacaaaacagcttactgcaaaggtcattcgggtcacgtgatatcccacttggttagctaatgttgtgctagtaccaaagaaggatggtaagactagggtatgtgttgattaccgtgatcttaaCAAAGCGAGCCTAAAGGATGATTTTCCATTTCCGAACATTCAcattctgatcgataattgtgccaagcatgagattgggtcttttgtggattgttatgcgggatatcatcagatcttgatGGATGGGGAAGATTCATAAAAAACAGCATTCATCACTCCACAGGGAACATATTGCTACCagataatgccatttggtctgaagaatgatggggcaacttacataagggcgatgaccaccatatttcatgacatgatacatagggagatcgaggtttatgtagatgatgtgatcataaagtcaaagaagcagtctgaccatgtcaaggatttgaggaagtttttctaaAGGCTCCGCAGGCATAACCTCAAGCTTAATCCAGTGAAATGTGCATTTAGTGTCCCTTCTAGGAAGCTGCTGGGGTTCGTGGTTAGTAAACACGGCATTGAGTTAGATTcatcgaagatcaaagccatccaagagttactgccgccaaagaacaaaacagaggtgatgagcctgcttggaaggttaaattacatcagcaggtttattgcttagctcacgacaacctgtgagcccatctttaagcttctgaagaagaatgatgcaatcaagtggactgatgagtttcaagaagcatttgataaaatTAAGAggtatctgtccaatccacctgtgttggtcccactaGAGCCCGgaagacctttaattctctatttgatagtcttggataattctttcagttgtgtattgggtcaacacaACATCacgggaaagaaggagcaagcaatctattacctcagtaagaagttcactccctatgaggttaagtagACTCtgcttgaaaggacatgttgcgccctgacttgggtggcgcaaaagttgaagcattatctttcgtcctacactacttaccttatttctcgCAAAGAtcctttaaagtatatctttcagaagcctatgcccacgggaagactggcaaagtggcagattttacttacagagtttgacatcatctatgtgacttaGACCATTATGAAAGCCTAAGCCTTGGCCgaccacttggccgagaatctggtggatgatgaatatgagccgctgaagacttattttcctaatgaagaggtcaTGTGTGTTGACGAGGTTGACCATGATGAAAAtccaggttggaaactcttctttgatggagctgctaataTGAAAGGTGTTGGAATAGGGGCTGTACTTATCTCTGAAAtagggcaacactaccctgtaaCAGCCCAGCTTTGATTtcattgcaccaacaacatggccgagtacgaagcatgcattatgggtttgaggttagctgtagacatgggagTCCAGGAAATACTGGTTTTGGGAGATTCGGATTTGTTGGTTcatcagattcaaggagaatgggagactcgggacttgaagcttatactgTACCGACAGTGTCTgaatgatctttgtcaacgattcagGTTAGTAGAATTCAGACATATTCCcaggattcataatgagattgATGATGCCTTGGCTACTTTGGTgccaatgttacatcatccggacaaGGCCTATGTCGACCCCGTGCATATCcaagttcgtgatcaacatgcttattgtaatgtggtagaagaggaaatcgatggcgaacgttggttccatgatatcaaggaatacatcaggccATAGGTATATCCACTACATGCTACAggtgaccaaaagagaaccattcgacgtctagctagtggatttttcttgagtgcgggaatcttgtataggaggactccagATTTAGGactgctaagatgcatagatgctaaagaAGCTTCAACTATCATGGTCAAAGTGCACTTTGgattttgcgggccgcatatgaacaggtatgtcttggcaaagaagatacttcaagcaggttattattggctcaccatggaacgagattgcatcagctttgttcgcaaatgtcatcaatgccaagtatacgttaatttgattcattctcccccatctgagttacacacaatgtctgcaccttggccttttgttgcttggggcatggatgtcattggactaATTGAGCCAGCAACGtcaaatgggcataggtttatcctggtggccattgattactttaccaagtgggtcgaagctgtaactttcaagtccgtgaccaagaaggcagtggtggattttgttcattcaaatatcatttctCAGTTTGGAATtcccaaggtgatcatcacagacggtgctgctaatctcaacagtcatttgatgaaagaggtatgccaatagTTCAAGATCATGTATCGGAACTCCACTCCGTATcaccccaaggcaaatggagttgttgaggctgctaacaagaacacaaaagaagatacttcgtaagATGGTTCAAGGTTCTAGGTAGtgacatgaaaagttgccttttgccttactgggttatcgcactactgttcgcacttcagtaggtgcaactccttatttgctagtatatggaactgaggcagttatacctgcagaagttgagatttcATCCCTTCGGATCGTTGCAGAAGCTGAAATtaatgatgagtgggtcaaaacccggctcgagcagttgagtttgattgatgagaaaagattggctgcagtatgtcatggtcaattgtatcagaagagaatggcaagagcatacaacaaaaaggtgcgtcctcggaaATTCGAAGTGGGCCAGATGgtattgaaacacatccttcctcatcaggtggaagctaaaggaaagttcgccccaaactagcAGGGGCCGTTCATAGTGAAAGAAGtgttgcccaatggtgctttgtatttaacagcatagaaggcaaatgtgtagatatggctatcaattttgatgcagttaagaggtactatgtatgatttctttgcttaccTTCAGTTGTATTTCGTACTTGGCATGTTCAAAGTTGAAATGACGAATGCATTTTGTTCCGCTGCCCAAACACTTTCATCCTTTGCTACctcttttgagccttgtttattttctttcatacccctcttttggaatcagtaatagaattagagaatgaaaaaaatgaatgaatgaatgaaaaataagaaaaatgaaaaaaagagaaaagaaaaagaagagaaaagaaaaaaaagagaaaaaaaaagaaaaacaagaaaaaagaaaaaagaaaaaagaaaagacccaaaattaaaattaaaattccccagacccaaagaaactggggcagaagttttggttttgaaaagatctgattccaaaagtcgTAATTTTGACCCCTTTtaatcttaaattattttgagcctttatgccGCCCTTTTTTTCTAACcttgtccaaaagcctacattacggtccaaagaaaggccttccgatcaatctttgagaatgccaggtcaagcgagatagaggtatgatttacatcatgggtaacactttgttcatgggcacaagagagaaaatttaaaatgagagtcttattggtgaaaaccctcacgggcaccgtaaggcgatggtgagctaagagaaaatttaaaatgagagagtcttattggtaaaaaccctcgcgggcaccgtaaggcgatggtgagctgagagaaaatttaaaataagagagtcttattggtgaaaatctcgcaggcaccgtaaggcgatggtgagttgagagatgaacaaataagagaggcttgttggtgaaaacccttcgggacACTATAAGTCGAATGAGGCTCATGACTTTACAGAGAAATTGGATTAGTGAAAGCCCGGTTTTTGAGGTATGAAGACACGACATGAACTGAAATATGATTGGTTGGACGGATTAGACTGAtcagtccgaaatgcatgtcatgatcattggagctAGCCGCTTCACTCAGTAAATCTTCTTTTTCCCATTCTTCTTCACATAGTCATATGTGCTCAAATtgtcctttgttccttttgtcaaaAATCATTTCTTTGCTCTTTGAGCCTATCTTTATGAGTATCTTTCGAACTAGCCTTTGTTGAACaagcaagaaatgatttcaaagcttactaccaacttctaaattgcacaaagcggagttCAGCCAGGCCCATCACAATTGACATGATTTAGAACAAGAAGTATGGTGATAACTGAGGTTCAGGCAATcaagtgaatcttgaattttgagaaaatgcaAGGATTCAGTAACTTTCAGAATGAAAACACAACGCAACAAGTGAGTTTAAGAGATTCAAGTCATTCAGAGGTTTTGTGGCCCAGTTCCAATCAAAAGTTCAAACAACTCCTTGCTAGCCCGAAGCAGCTAATCAGAATGAAGCATGGCAATGGCAGAAGCAGATGCTCAGCaatgatgccacaaactaactaccacgttttcaaactaacaagattttatttgtctgaaacaggggcaagaaa
This sequence is a window from Nicotiana sylvestris chromosome 3, ASM39365v2, whole genome shotgun sequence. Protein-coding genes within it:
- the LOC138887317 gene encoding uncharacterized protein, with the translated sequence MHWSPPSKSQILTLTPPQFEPHIEIDKPPKNAEQEEMFRKVKSLEQSLRNMQGLGNQVSVTYKDLCLFPYVQLPARFKMPKFDLYDGHGDPVAHLRGYCSKMRGGGGKDELLMAYFSQSLSGAALVWYTRQDTNRLYTWDDMAQAFAQHFQYNIDIVPDCLSLTKVEKKPSESFREYGFRLREQAARVNPPMKEDEMVEYFLQVLEPTYYGHLISAIGKSFNNVAIQSGTGSLLGKKKKDDVAMAVSGPWHGQRGHDIEKCWHLKRAIQELIDTNQILVQSPDTSNINQNPLSAHAETHIIEIVHKDGEPKKSSKFVMMIQASESNLVKAPDSTKAKPLTVEGATENEHRRVLMKILNEAHILDKITVNHLEKIASKIFEVKRITFSDDELPMEGTEHNRALYLTVKCEDSVVSRVLVDNGSSVNICPLSTLQKLKIGTERIHLNSVCVRGFDGGGKDSVGDIMLELSIGPIEFTMEFQVLDVNISYNLLLGRPWIHAAKAVPSSLHQMVKFEWDRQEIFVHVDEDLSACNDTIVPFIEAEYDKGPWVYQTFETVSVEKIPEGKCIPGPKLSSASIMVANKMLKNGFVSVRPSGNPGTFGLGFMPIEKDVRRVKNLKQKVWSLPKPVPHISKSFVKPGAEKPPTSSIPKPMVDVDEELIKRFQSMFEEVNMVEVGEGSSKADVQLVGPNVKLSNWENYKSSLKRQYNSKIIIQEVEYDDEIEYDEEAAFEEISKAIKQFEEKPKSNLSEIEAINLGDQDNVRETKISVHLEPQVKEEIIKILFEYKDVFAWSYDDMPGLNTDLVVHKLPTDPAFPPIKQKLRKFKTDMSVKIKEEITKQLTAKLLKKNDAIKWTDEFQEAFDKIKSCVLGQHNITGKKEQAIYYLSKKFTPYEVK
- the LOC138887318 gene encoding uncharacterized protein, whose amino-acid sequence is MSAPWPFVAWGMDVIGLIEPATSNGHRFILVAIDYFTKWVEAVTFKSVTKKAVVDFVHSNIISQFGIPKVIITDGAANLNSHLMKELPFALLGYRTTVRTSVGATPYLLVYGTEAVIPAEVEISSLRIVAEAEINDEWVKTRLEQLSLIDEKRLAAVCHGQLYQKRMARAYNKKVRPRKFEVGQMVLKHILPHQVEAKGKFAPN